The nucleotide sequence TGGTAAAACCAGGATTGACAGGATGGGCACAGGTAATGTATCCATATGGTGCAAGTGTAGAAGATGCCAGAAGAAAACTTGAGTACGATCTTTACTATATAAAGCATCATAGTCTTTATTTAGATATAGTAATTATGATTCTTACACTAAAAACAGTAATTTTTGGAAAAGGAAGATAATATGATTACAATTTTTACACCTTCATATAATAGAAAAGACACACTTTTAAGACTTTATGAAAGTCTTAAAAGACAAACTGCAAAAGAATTTCAGTGGATAGTTGTAGATGATGGGTCTAATGATGGAACAAAAGAACTTGTAACAGATTTTATTGAAGAAAAGGTTATAGATATTATATATGAATATCAGAAAAATAGTGGAAAAATGAGAGCTGTTAATCGTGGGGTACAAATAGCACAAGGAGAGTATTTTTTCATAGTTGACAGTGATGACTATATTACAGATAATTGTATAGAGATTATAATAAAAGAAGCTAAGAATCTTCCTGAAAATTTAGGTGGGATGATATTTAGAAAAATAGATATGACAAGTGGAAAAATTACAGGAAAACCATATCCTCAGTATAGAATAGATTCATCACCAGTAGAAATAGTATATAAATTGGGAATAGATGGAGATAAAGCTGAAGTGTTTAAAACTAATATTATTAAAAAGAATCCTTTTAAGGAATTTGAAGGAGAAAAATTTATTCCAGAAGCTAGTGTTTGGATTAAAATAGGTGAAGAATATAAAATGAGATATATAGATGAAGGAATATATTTTTTTGAGTATTTAGATGATGGCTATACTAAAAATTTTAATACTCTTATGAAAAAAAATCCAAGGGGATTTGAATTTTATTATAGAGAAATGTTGAAATACAATCTTCCTTTATCTAATAAAATAAAATTTATAATAAGACTTATCCAAAGTAAATATTACAGATTTACAGGAGGAAATAAATGAAAATACTTCATATAATAACCTCTTTAGAATTGGGAGGAGCAGAAAAACTTCTCACAGAATTGCTTCCAGCTCAAAAAAAATTAGGTCATAGTATTGAACTCATGATCTTGAGTGATGTAAATGCAGTATTTAAAAAAGATTTAGAGGAAA is from Fusobacterium sp. and encodes:
- a CDS encoding glycosyltransferase family 2 protein, with the protein product MITIFTPSYNRKDTLLRLYESLKRQTAKEFQWIVVDDGSNDGTKELVTDFIEEKVIDIIYEYQKNSGKMRAVNRGVQIAQGEYFFIVDSDDYITDNCIEIIIKEAKNLPENLGGMIFRKIDMTSGKITGKPYPQYRIDSSPVEIVYKLGIDGDKAEVFKTNIIKKNPFKEFEGEKFIPEASVWIKIGEEYKMRYIDEGIYFFEYLDDGYTKNFNTLMKKNPRGFEFYYREMLKYNLPLSNKIKFIIRLIQSKYYRFTGGNK